The Pecten maximus chromosome 12, xPecMax1.1, whole genome shotgun sequence genome includes a region encoding these proteins:
- the LOC117339029 gene encoding multiple epidermal growth factor-like domains protein 10, giving the protein NDPGIQRCYECKPGSTGRHCNASCPAHCAGNKCDQITGACTCADGWYGDDCSMQCFGNCSLCVDNSTCIRCVDGYYGDRCQEQCPNECKMCSRNGKTCLGMCDGWNENYGPLCGCRRSECAEREHGTYNCLKCKNESWFTQDEGCCPCSDHCNGSCDGNNGTCTDGCLDDYHGPTCDTKCSHHCNGSCDPLTGKCEHGCQDDWVTPFCDLQCSVNFPHCTQCVAFSLPPQYDAYCNVCAEGYFASQGNCVPCDHCLDRNCSSSTGECRGPCVDGYHNSISHYCKEKCDENCIDGKCDNTDGNCTLGCVPGYYTERCGLFCPSFCSAEGCNQTDGMCHKCEDGMYGRYCFFTCSTNCLTNTCDRDTGACSGCLPGHYGQNCVSQCDGCLDVTCSQTSHCETGCMPGQHGRYCEKKCPENCYVCDQTSGECLMCDTGFRGVGYRDANCSIPCPGCINKYENSTSPFHGSCYHGSYGILCTEICGNCFTSNGVNECEKFTGYCSNGCTSGYYGMTCKDECQNCHLDINNKTVCDVTSGECQDGCLAGYYGIMCNVTCGNNCLNHFCERLDGTCSNGCSPGWQGDQCNIAKRTQTKDPSLSGGAIAGIIIGAVFGVALIAGISYFVIRSRSINNITRTRLPSREFSLDDR; this is encoded by the exons aatgatCCAGGCATACAGCGTTGTTACGAATGTAAACCAGGATCAACAGGACGCCATTGCAATGCCTCATGTCCGGCTCATTGCGCGGGCAACAAGTGTGATCAAATCACTGGCGCCTGCACATGCGCGGATGGATGGTATGGAGACGATTGCTCAATGCAATGTTTTGGCAACTGCTCCCTTTGTGTTGATAACAGCACTTGCATCCGATGTGTAGATGGTTACTATGGGGACAGATGCCAGGAGCAGTGTCCAAATGAATGTAAAATGTGTTCGCGTAATGGAAAAACTTGTCTCGGAATGTGTGACGGCTGGAATGAAAATTACGGACCTCTATGTGGATGTCGCCGATCCGAATGCGCAGAAAGAGAGCATGGCACATATAACTGTCTGAAATGTAAAAACGAATCCTGGTTTACGCAAGATGAAGGATGCTGCCCCTGTAGTGACCACTGTAACGGAAGTTGTGATGGCAATAATGGCACATGTACAGACGGTTGTCTTGATGACTACCATGGGCCAACATGtgatacaaaatgtagtcaCCACTGCAATGGTTCGTGTGATCCCCTGACTGGAAAATGTGAACACGGTTGCCAAGACGACTGGGTTACTCCATTCTGTGACTTACAATGCAGTGTAAACTTTCCTCACTGCACACAATGTGTGGCGTTTTCATTACCACCGCAGTACGATGCATACTGTAACGTATGTGCGGAGGGATACTTTGCAAGCCAAGGCAACTGTGTGCCATGTGATCATTGCTTAGACCGGAACTGCAGCTCTTCAACCGGTGAGTGTCGCGGCCCGTGTGTTGACGGCTATCATAACTCTATCTCTCATTATTGTAAAGAGAAATGTGATGAAAACTGTATCGACGGGAAGTGTGACAATACCGACGGAAACTGTACGTTAGGATGCGTGCCGGGATATTATACAGAGCGATGTGGACTTTTTTGCCCGTCGTTCTGTAGTGCAGAAGGATGTAATCAGACTGACGGCATGTGTCATAAGTGTGAGGACGGAATGTATGGTCGATACTGTTTCTTCACCTGCTCTACAAACTGTTTAACCAATACCTGTGACAGGGATACAGGGGCGTGCTCAG GGTGTCTACCGGGTCATTATGGACAGAACTGTGTCTCTCAATGTGATGGTTGTTTGGATGTTACGTGTTCCCAGACGTCACATTGTGAAACAGGCTGCATGCCGGGACAGCATGGAAGGTACTGCGAGAAAAAGTGCCCGGAAAATTGTTATGTGTGTGACCAAACTTCCGGAGAGTGTCTGATGTGTGACACCGGTTTCCGTGGTGTCGGATATAGAGACGCTAATTGTAGTATTCCGTGTCCAGGTTGTATCAATAAATACGAAAACAGCACTTCTCCATTTCACGGATCGTGTTACCATGGAAGTTATGGAATACTTTGTACAGAAATTTGCGGTAATTGTTTCACTTCGAACGGTGTAAATGAATGTGAAAAATTTACTGGATATTGTTCGAACGGATGCACTTCCGGTTATTATGGAATGACATGTAAAGATGAATGTCAAAATTGCCATCTGGATATCAATAATAAGACAGTTTGTGATGTCACTTCCGGTGAAtgtcaagatggctgccttgcCGGTTACTATGGTATAATGTGTAATGTTACTTGTGGGAATAACTGTCTCAATCATTTCTGTGAGCGGCTCGATGGCACGTGCAGTAATGGATGCTCTCCTGGTTGGCAAGGTGACCAATGCAATATTG CAAAGCGAACACAGACCAAAGACCCTTCGCTAAGCGGAGGAGCGATAGCCGGGATCATCATCGGTGCTGTCTTTGGAGTTGCCCTCATAGCTGGTATCTCGTACTTCGTCATCCGAAG
- the LOC117339556 gene encoding cell death abnormality protein 1-like: MEDGRRFVLLLTLWVCMVCYCQSSLDLLRLPTEDALSLDENCLNCQGDCFNNTNICNGTCVSGFYGDGCELNCTSNCRYGCNRTSGSCNYCAKNYQGDYCNETCPQNCYSGCRQSGLCFGCELSWFGEKCNKTCPKNCRYGCDAETGECTRGCKPNFWGTESCNHTCPVNCDGVFDSSSCSQSSGACTNVQAGVYRRHVYRAMS; encoded by the exons ATGGAAGATGGAAGGAGATTTGTACTGTTGCTGACGCTTTGGGTGTGTATGGTGTGTTACTGTCAGTCAAGCTTGGACCTCCTGAGACTGCCAACAGAGGACGCCTTATCGCTAG ATGAAAACTGTCTCAATTGCCAAGGCGACTGCTTCAACAACACTAATATCTGCAATGGCACGTGCGTTAGCGGTTTCTATGGTGACGGATGTGAACTAAATTGTACATCAAATTGTCGTTACGGTTGTAACAGGACATCGGGTTCTTGTAATTATTGTGCGAAAAATTACCAAGGGGACTACTGTAACGAGACGTGTCCACAGAACTGTTACTCTGGGTGTCGGCAGTCGGGGCTGTGTTTCGGCTGTGAGCTCTCTTGGTTCGGTGAGAAGTGCAATAAAACTTGCCCGAAAAATTGTAGATACGGATGTGATGCTGAAACAGGAGAATGTACACGCGGGTGTAAACCCAACTTCTGGGGAACCGAAAGCTGTAACCATACATGTCCTGTAAACTGTGACGGTGTCTTTGACTCATCAAGCTGTTCACAGTCCTCAGGCGCATGCACCAATGTGCAAGCCGGGGTATACAGGCGACATGTGTACCGAGCGATGTCATGA